AGGTACATCAGGCTTAAATTGTTGGAAAACTGGGGAGGGGCAGGCTTTATGACGATGGAGGAAATTACACTTTGGACAAATGACAGGTAATCTTAAACACAAATATAAAACACATATGAAAATAAAATCAGTAGTATTAGGTTGTTTGGGTGTCGTTGCAATAGGCAATAGCAGTCAGGCACAATTGGCTTTACAGCCAGGAGCGCAACAGGAAGTCAGAAAAATTGCTCCTTTGGCAGATTCGGTGAAGAATATGGCCGAACGTTTGGTTAAAAAAGGATTTACCGCCGGTGATGGTTATGGTGAAGTATGGATCAGGGATCTCAATACTTTTGTCGATGTGGCCTGCAAGGTGAATGATAAGACGTTAATCAAAAAACATTTGTTGACTTTCTTTCAGTTTCAGCAGCCCGATGGGGCGATTCTGGATGGTTATATTCCGGCCAAGCCGGGTGGGGTTTCCTATGACTTCTATTATTCTAAACTGGCACCAAATTATGCAGGACATAAAAATACAGTAGAAACAGATCAGGAAACCTCTCTGGTGCAGGCTGTGGCTAAGTATGTGAGAGGGACAGGTGATAAAACGATTCTTACCGAAGATATTGCTGGTAAACCGGTACAGAAACACCTGGAACGTGCAATGGAATTCTTGCTGAAAGAAAGATTTGTTAAGAAATATGGTCTGATCTGGGGGGCAACTACAGTAGACTGGGGAGATGTTCAGCCGGAACACGATTGGGGGGTAGTCCTGGATTCGAATTCCCACAGAACGATTGATATTTATGATAATGCAATGTTTATCATTGCTATCAATGATTTTCTAAGCATCGCTGATTTATCTGCCTCCTCAAAAAAATATTGGAAGAGCATCAGAAATAACATTGCGGTGAACACCCGGAAATATCTTTGGGATAAAAAACAGCAGAAATTTATTCCTCATATTTATCTGGAAGGATCTCCCTTTCCGTCTTCTTTTAATGAATCCGAGGTTTATTATCATGGAGGAACAGCAGTGGCCATTGAGGCAGGCTTACTGAGCAGAGAAGAAGTACTTCATGCTTACCACAAGATGCAGGAGAATGTAAAGAAAGCAAATGCAGCAACTATTGGTTTAACGATCTATCCGGTCTATCCTCAGGGGTTTTTCAAGAATAAAGGAATGGGACCATATTCTTATCAGAATGGCGGAGACTGGACCTGGTTTGGAGGAAGGATGATTACCCAGCTGATTCGCTATAACTTTATTAAGGAGGCGACAGAGGCCATGAAGCCGATGTTAGACCGTGTGGTGAAAAATAATGGCTTTTACGAATGGTATACACCGGATAATAAACCCCAGGGTTCTGCCAGTTTCAGAGGAGAAGCAGGTGTATTGTGGATGGCCATCAGGGATCTGGAAACTAAAAAATTAAAATAAAGAGATGAAATATATTGGTTTATTTGGCCTGTTTATGACCCTGGGGCTAGCAGAAAATAGCAGGGCACAGGCTCCGGAGGTACTTCATCGGAATGGTTATCAATTGACTATTTTAAATCAGGATCAGAATTTTAATCCTTATTTGAAGAAGAGAATGATCCAGACCTTTTTCGAAGTGTATCCAAAATTAGCGAAAGCTTATAATCCGAAAACTGCAAAAGCGGTCACCTTTATAATTGATACGGCCTATACGGGAGTCGCGGAAGCTTCTGCGAACGAGATTAAATTCAGCTCAAAGTATATGACTACACATCCTAAAGATATTGATGTGGTTACTCACGAGGCTATGCATGTGGTACAGAATTATGGAAACAGTATGGGGCCAGGTTGGTTAACAGAAGGAATTGCAGATTATGTAAGGTTCAGGTATGGGGTAGATAACGCGGGTGCAAACTGGTCTTTGCCGGCATTTAATGCCAGCCATAGCTATGAAAATAGCTATAGAATCGCCGCGAGGTTTTTGGTATGGATAGAAAAAGATACTAAACCGGGCATGGTCAGGATACTGAATGAAGAGTTAACCAGCCATACTTTTACACCCGATAGCTGGAAAAAACTTACGGGTAAGACATTGCAGGAACTCTGGGCAGATTATGCCAAAAATCCAATGATCTGATAGAATTCTGGTTATGGGGTAACTTGATTCAGGTCATTTAAGATGGGGTCTAGGCTAATGCTCAGCCCCATTTTTTACTTTTTTCTAATTCACTTTTTTCTTAAGATAAATTATACTTGTCGGGTATCTTTTTTGATTTTATCTTAGTGAAAAAAGACGGGTTATGAAATTGGAAATACATCAGGCAGGAGAGAAAAGTATAGTAGAAGTTCTTTCAGAGGAAAAGTTGATTAATGATCCCCAGGAAGGACTGCAGTTGCTTGCTGATATCTATTATCAGGGGTATGACCGAATGATCTTGCAGGATAAAAATCTGGATCCGGATGTCTTTGACCTTAAAAACGGTTTGTTGGGCGAAATCCTTCAAAAGTTTTCTAACTATAGAATGAGGCTTGCGATTGTAGGTGATTTCAGCAAATATCCAGGCAAAAGTGTCAGAGACTTTATTTATGAAAGCAATAATGGCAGAATGGTCAATTTCGTGCCTACGGTGGAGGAAGCGATCGCCCGCCTATCAAAATAATCATAACAATCTGAATGGTTAATTTGTCGCCCATGAGCTCTTTCGCTAAGAAATTTGCCTTGTTTTCTGTTGTGCTGTGTGCTGCTGGCTGCAGTGATCCTGGCAGAATTAATCCGCCGGCTCAAAAGCATAAAGCTCTTGTTGAGGATACCGTGATAAAGAAAAATATTCCGGAACATGGTCCTGTCAGCACAGATACCGCCGGAATAATAAAGCAGGAGCCAATTAGTGATGATCAGCTAAACAAAGCCAGTGTTTCGATGAAGGACAGCACCATATGGCTAACTGCACATATGAGGCTTGATCACCGAATTTTTGGTTACGAAGAGCCCGATAGCAATTCAAGAAAAATGATATTGTTGTCCATCTTCACCAATGATGTTAGTGGAAATCCATATAAATGTCCATACGGTTCCTATTATGAAACAAATGAAATGGATGGTTTTAAATTGAAGTTTGTCTCTGATGGAGATATTTTTATAAGAGCGAATGTAGAGTGGGAGGGTCAGCTTAAAGGGACGGTTTATATAGATAAAAAGTGGATTGAGTTTGCTGAATAGTTTTAAGAATCTTATCTGGCCTGAGGTATAATTGACGATTTACTCAGGTTAAAGAGGTCAATTTTATCTTTAGATATAGCTAAAGTCTTTCTAAAGGCTGTAATAGATAGGGTGACGTCGCTATTGGGATGACGTTTCATGATCTGATCAAAATCCTGTTCCACTTCCGGTAAGATCTTATTCGAATCGTATGCCAGAGTAGGCGTATTCTCTAATCCCATTAACAGATGGCTCAGATAGGTCTGATAATTTTTCGCTGCTTCCTTTTTATAGCGACTTTTTGGATATTGTTTTAAAAATTGTTCCCAATAAAAGGCCCAGTCACCTAGAGTTACCCGATCTATCGCTAAACCGGCATCATAATCAATTACCGGATCATTTTCAATTGCGGTCTGATCCCAGAATTTGCGGTCGTCTTTAAGCAGGTGTGACGCAAACATTGACTTCCAATAGCTGGGAGAAAGATGAAAAATAGCCCCTGTTTCTTCTTCGTGGGTAATTTCAATGTGATGATTGATCAGCTGTAGAAAGATTTCTTTTTGTTCAGGAGATAGTTTCTCCTGGAATTTTGTTTCCACTCTTTTTCTACGGTTATTGATACTTTCACCGTCAATCCAGGCAATTTCAAACTGATCAAAGACCGGCAATAGCTTTGTCTGACGCGAATCTAAACGGCCGATACGTGGAGTCAGTACTTTTTTCCATTGGTCTAATAACTGATATCGTTTTTCGACGGGTAGTTCAGGGAGTTTTATCTGTATCGCATTTTCTACTGAATCAAGTGCCGGGAAAGACGGTTCCTGTTGAAATAGAGCGATCAGCCGATCGAGTGTCTGTTGAGGGGTAAGTAGTGTATCCGTTTGAACGATTGCTTTAAGTGTATCTTGTCTCGGCTTAGCTGGTTGCCTGGCTAGCTCTTCCCCTGTTTTTTCATGGGATGTACAGGCGAAATTGAGACTGGCCAGGAAGCATAAAACAGGCATTGAAATGTTAATTTTATTCATAGATAAAGCGAATCTGATTCGAAGATAAATAAAACAATTTCATTTCAAATAAAAAGGCCATCTGATCAGGAAATTTCAGATGGCCTTTTTTAATTGTTTTTTTAAGATCTTCGTCAGGACATTTTATAAAAGAACTGATCTGAAACAATCCTGCCGTCTTTAACTTCGTAAACACAAACTTCACTCATGGGCATTCTGCCATGATTTTTATAGGTCGCATCTATATCCATTACGCAGGAAAAGAAATCATCTCCGGCTACCGGATCCGAAATGGTAGAACTATGAATCTCCTCTACACTATCCATCCATTCCTGGGTTTTATCTAAAACTGCCGCTTTACCCTGTATGACCTCCTGTTTTGATCCAGGAGGTTCTTTACTAACGATATCATCATGATAAAGCTCATTAATGGCCTCTTCAAAATTGCCGCTGCGACAAAGATGAACCAATCTGTTTGCTACTTCTTGTGTATTCATCGTAATGGTATTAAATGTTTAATGATGTATTTGTCTGATAAACAACAGTGTAGGTGTGGAATTGTTTTTTTTTATCAGTAGATACACCGGTTAGTCCTGCCCTTCACCACCAAGGCCTACCCAGTACCATTTCCCTTTTCTATATTCGAAAAGTAAATAACCGTCTTTAGTGGATCTGCATGGTACAGAACATGTTCCAGGTTTGGTACCTTTGGCAACAACAGGCTTATAAAAGGTCCAGGAATTGTTGGCTTGCATAGTGCTGACCCATTCTGATGCAGTTCCCCCTCCGCCGCCATCAAAAAAATCATCCGACATCAATTTCCGAAGAGAACTGGTGTTTTTGGTATGAATTGCCGTCTTAAACTTTGCCCAGAAGGCCGGCCAGTTTTTAAGGGCTGCATCCTGGCCAAAAGAGCTCAGGGAAACAGACAAAAAGCAAAATAATAGCAAGTATTTATAGTTTTTCATAATAGGGGGTGTTATAGGTGATTTTTAATAAAGATAAGTAGATTTGATGGAGTGGTATTTGTTTTATGATCAGAACTAAACATTTTTCAAAAAAAACTGTTTACTACTTATTCTAAAATATATATCGGTGATAATATCAGAAAGACTATGAACATTCCGCTTACCAGCCGTCATGAGCTTGTTGCTCATCCCAATGATCACGTCCCGCTTAATTTATGGCCGATACAAATGTTTGATACTTTGCCTGTAGCCATTTATACCTGTGATCATCAGGGTTATGTAACTTCGTACAATAAGGCTGCGGTAGATTTATGGGGGAGGGAGCCGGAATTAGGAAAGGACCTTTGGTGTGGTTCCTGGAAAATCTTCTGGCCGGATGGCAGGCCAATGTCCTTGGACGAATGTCCGATGGCGAGGACGCTGAAGGAAGGAGTTGCCCTGGTTGGTGAAGAAATCCTGATCTCGTGTCCGGATGGACTTCTGAAAAATGTATTGCCGAGTCCTGTTCCGCTGTTTGATCATTCCGGGCGGCTTACCGGCGCAATTAATACCCTGATGGATGTTACCGCACAGCGCCTGGGGGAGAAAAAGCAGGCCATGCTCGCTGCAATTATCGAACATTCTGAGGATGCTATTGTGAGTAAAACCCTGAATGGCGATATTACCAGCTGGAACCAGGGAGCCGAAAAACTCTTCGGCTATACGGAACAGGAAATGCTAGGGAAGCACATTTCTATATTGATTCCTAAAGACCGAATGGCGGAGGAGGATCTGATCATTGAACGGGTGAAGAGCGATAAAAGTATAGCACATTTTGAAACCATCCGCATTACAAAGGACGGATTGGAGGTGCCCATTTCTCTCACCGTATCGCCGATCAGAGATGGAAAAGGGCGTATCATTGGTGCTTCTAAAATTGCGAGAGACATTAGTGTTCAGAAGCTTTCGGAAGCGCAGTTACAAAAACTATATGAAGACATTCAGGCCTTAAACTCCAAAAAAGATGAATTTATCGGAATGGCCAGCCATGAACTGAAAACACCGGTGACGAGTATTGATGCTTTTTTGCAGCTGGTACAACGTTCGCAGCTATTGGAGCAGAGAGATAAAGAACTGGTTTCTAAAGCAAGGACCCAGGTGGGGAGACTGACCTCCCTGATTGCTGATTTGCTGGATGTAACGAAAATTCAAACCGGAAAAATGGCCTATACTTTTACTGGTTTCGATTTTACTGGTGTTTTGAAAGAGGTGATTGAGGTCATGCAGCAAAATCATCCTTCCCATCAGATCAGTTTGTATAGCGATATAGACATGCTGCATGTCTTTGCCGATAAACAAAGGATTGAACAGGTGGTCATCAACCTGATATCCAACGCAATCAGATACGCACCGAATACCCACGAAATGGTCATCAGGCAATCTGTAAATGACCAATACCTGAAGCTTTCTGTACAGGATTTCGGTCCTGGCATTGACCCCTCAGAACAGGCAGAGATATTCTCCAGGTTTTATCAGGTGAAAAGGTCAAATGGAAATGCTTCGGGGCTGGGGATTGGTTTATATATCAGCAGGGAAATAGTGGACCGGCACCAGGGTAGGATATGGGTGGAAAGTACACCGGGTGAGGGGGCGACCTTCTCCTTCGAACTACCACTGATGCGGGAAACTAAAATTATCTGATAAATTCCAGTAAGGGTTCCAGGATGGTGGC
This region of Pedobacter steynii genomic DNA includes:
- a CDS encoding basic secretory protein-like protein, coding for MKYIGLFGLFMTLGLAENSRAQAPEVLHRNGYQLTILNQDQNFNPYLKKRMIQTFFEVYPKLAKAYNPKTAKAVTFIIDTAYTGVAEASANEIKFSSKYMTTHPKDIDVVTHEAMHVVQNYGNSMGPGWLTEGIADYVRFRYGVDNAGANWSLPAFNASHSYENSYRIAARFLVWIEKDTKPGMVRILNEELTSHTFTPDSWKKLTGKTLQELWADYAKNPMI
- a CDS encoding DUF4180 domain-containing protein yields the protein MKLEIHQAGEKSIVEVLSEEKLINDPQEGLQLLADIYYQGYDRMILQDKNLDPDVFDLKNGLLGEILQKFSNYRMRLAIVGDFSKYPGKSVRDFIYESNNGRMVNFVPTVEEAIARLSK
- a CDS encoding sensor histidine kinase; this encodes MNIPLTSRHELVAHPNDHVPLNLWPIQMFDTLPVAIYTCDHQGYVTSYNKAAVDLWGREPELGKDLWCGSWKIFWPDGRPMSLDECPMARTLKEGVALVGEEILISCPDGLLKNVLPSPVPLFDHSGRLTGAINTLMDVTAQRLGEKKQAMLAAIIEHSEDAIVSKTLNGDITSWNQGAEKLFGYTEQEMLGKHISILIPKDRMAEEDLIIERVKSDKSIAHFETIRITKDGLEVPISLTVSPIRDGKGRIIGASKIARDISVQKLSEAQLQKLYEDIQALNSKKDEFIGMASHELKTPVTSIDAFLQLVQRSQLLEQRDKELVSKARTQVGRLTSLIADLLDVTKIQTGKMAYTFTGFDFTGVLKEVIEVMQQNHPSHQISLYSDIDMLHVFADKQRIEQVVINLISNAIRYAPNTHEMVIRQSVNDQYLKLSVQDFGPGIDPSEQAEIFSRFYQVKRSNGNASGLGIGLYISREIVDRHQGRIWVESTPGEGATFSFELPLMRETKII
- a CDS encoding nuclear transport factor 2 family protein, whose amino-acid sequence is MNTQEVANRLVHLCRSGNFEEAINELYHDDIVSKEPPGSKQEVIQGKAAVLDKTQEWMDSVEEIHSSTISDPVAGDDFFSCVMDIDATYKNHGRMPMSEVCVYEVKDGRIVSDQFFYKMS